The DNA segment TTCAGAAGATGGTAAAGTTTAAGAGTCCAGCTGGACGACGTGTCAAAGAGGACGCAGAACATGATGGGGACGAAAACGGAGTCCTTGACCAGCAGGATTATGTCCAAGCTTTGGGAGCAGACAACGCAGAAGGTGAGTGAAGCAACTGTTATTCCTGAATACCTAACCCATAATCTACCggtcagttttttcagctctatttttgtctgtatttttattaaatctttATTCACTCTGCTgctaaataacacaaacaaaacgcAGCTGCCGTTTAGTACAAACTCAGTTTATTACCAAGTTAAACCCTGAGGGATGGTTTAGTGcagtttgaacattttcattctcatgttttgatcattttggccgGGTTCACACATATGGTATACGTTTTGGCAAGATTGTATATTTTTcgtttaatctttgaatttccagGTCAGCTCCTACAAATCTTGTTTTGTCCGTTATTCGCcgataagaaaacatttttacagagcATATAATTCAGAAAATGATGCTTGGGTGGTTCAGAAATGATCAGTAATTGACTGATACTGAACTGTACTGATGcttatttagctatttattctattgtatttatctttatgtaaatggtcagcaaagatcaaacagcactgatgtgtattttattctgatttattctttatttttgtttgtgtgtaatgtttatTAAgttaattgttaaataaaaagagtaaatgtttgtttaaaaagctGCCTTCTGAGTAATGTTGCATGTCATATCGCTGCAAAATCAGAGCACAAACCACATCGAAATGAtctgttttcattccagctATAAAATTCAATATATCAGTCGCCGTATCAGTTATCGGtgaattttttaaagtcagtctCCAAAATCCCATCTCAGTCGGGCTCTACTAACCAATAATATGCAAATCttttagtatattttgaaagacaaatcGAAGGCTgtttaaaacaaagtcacatttGTCCCCGGCTGGACTTTGAACATGTCTGCTATCGTCTGTTGGGTACCGTATTTTGGCGTCGACTTTGCGGCAGCGTATCAGTCCTCGTGACGTCCCGAGTTACATCTCAGCTgcgtcattttgttgtttttacagaagaCGAGGAGGGTATGTACAGAGTGGCTGGATCCTCCATTTTCACCTTTCAGAAAGCCAAACGTGGACACAGCATGGCTCAGACCGGTGAGCCTCCGTTCTCCTTTaaacgcacaaacacaaacacaaacctttTTGGGATTTTCTGACATCAGCTGCATTTATAAGATGGTTATtaacttattttgttttgtcttttttttgcaaaaagcgAGCGAGTTGGCTCGGACTCCCGGGAAAAGCGTGACCTTTAGCGCGACCCCCAACGCTGAACCCTCGACTCCCACCAGATCAAGCCGCGGTGAGTTCAGCAgagtttctttatttctttcttttttcggTCTTTTCTTCATGAAGCAAACAATTAAATCCATTTTTGTCTCTCCCTGACCAGCCCACAGAGGGGACAGCAGGACACCACAGAGGGTGAGACCTGAACTCATTTGTTTACTCGATTTCTCAtattcatgacatttttcagcaacTCGAGGTgtgtgggatgtttttttttaaatcagtgttacctgtttttttttttttttttgacagaacaAAAAGGTTCAGTTTGTCTCCACAACACCCCACAGGCTCAGGAAGAGAATAACGAGTGAGTGTaccctgatttttttatttgatttatctcaaacaataaagaaaagagagaaatgatcatacaaacaagcagacagacaaaaaaagtaatatttacagacaataaaaaacataaaacaaaataaagacttggtttacatattcgAAAAGAAATCAGAAGTAAGtcactgaattttaattaaccagcttctttatttatttaaagctaTACTCTAACTGATTAAACATATATACAGACATCCACACATCTCACAACAAATATctgcaatttttattatttacagaaataaaaggaaggaaaaaataaatagtaaccTAATAAATAATCACTAACGCTTGTAAACATCCATCACAATAAAAGTAGACTGTTTTATTGTTGGAgtatttaaagtaatatttcacCCACAGTGtgattatttgtatatcagttactcggCCTGTGTTACGGTGAATTCGtgcagaaaactttgtttttcttgcacgcCGCCACGATGAACGAAGGGTTTGCGTTCACCGTGGCGGCGTGCAAGAGAAAGGGGATTTTGAGATGGTTGCGCAGACTTGTGGCGTTTCCATCCTCAGTCCCGGTTTGTTTGTTGCACAGCTGACAGATCGCTTTGATCAcgttctcttcttttctttttcctttggATTAAACCCAAAGAATCGGCAAAACATTTGCAGGGATTTTTGCGAACGAGTGCGAACACCTTTCTCTCTGAAACTGAACGGCGACTTGGCGATAATGACGTTGTCTCTATGGTGTGAAGACAGCATGAGCTGAACGTACGTGGGTTATTACGTCCAGCATCTAAAGCacattgttacttttttattttgatatgttACAACAATGCagggaaacacagaaaaagcaagaaGAAGTAAAAGAATGAGAATATAGTgcaaaattcataaaatattgCTCCGTTATCGTGAACACGTGGACTAACTTAAAGTTAGGGCTTGTAcatatgtaaaatttaaaactatatttttctgtttttattttctttttatatttaacactTAATTCCTGGACATTGTGAGCAAAGCTAACTGAAGTCaaatttcttgtttgtgtgagtatacttggccaataaagctgattctgattaGAACAGTTGTCGTGGAAACCAATGTTGTGTTGAACGATATCTCGTAGTTACACCCAAACCTAACagaaggtcattttgtgtgtgaaatgttcctttaagatACATAAAAGTTGATTTAAGCTGTTTGATTCTCTCAGCTCCGAGCATGCGGTCTGACAGCGACAGCGATCTGTCGCCGTCTGACTCCggcgaggaggaggatgaagatggGATGGAAGAAGAGCAGAAAGTAAAGAAAGAGGACAAGGAGAACTTGAAGACTCCCAAAACGCCCAGTCGAGGCTCAGCTCTCTACAAGACTCCCGCCAAGAGAAGCAAGAGCGTCTCCGAAGCCCGCAGTCAGCCCAGTATGGTCGAGGAGTATTTCGAAGCTCATGGCAGCTCAAAGGTGTTGACGTCTGACCGCACGCTGGAGCGTCTACACACCCCGAAACTGGACAGGGTCGGTACAAAACAGCCAGGGTCGTACATGTAATGAATgaactgtgtttctgtgttacTGAATCTTGATTTCGTGTTTGCAGGAGACGCTGGTCCAGCTTCTGGAAGGAAAACCTTCCTGCTGCTCAGAGGAGATCCAGCAGctccacaacaaacacacaaagcactTTAGCAAATGGATGTTACAGCTGCAGTGAGTCTGCTCTTTAATCCGTTTTTCTTTTGTGATGTTTGAAATGTGGTGCGagatcatagactgtaaataaagatggacgatcTTTAATTCATGCAAGGGCATGAATTGGCTGTCAAAGCTGTCAATCATTGCacaaaatcccctttttgtattattgaataactcattaaaaccaaactcataataaaaacaaacactttaacaaacatcaggctgatgagaactaccttcagtgacagaaacaatttttggaaaaaaattgtttggCATATACtctgagtttttagtttgtcccattcactaacatggaggggcgggctttatgacctataccgcagacagacaccagggggcgatccagagaGAGAAGCGTCAGTTTGGGGGAGCTGTtatgttgtttgtctttatatagagactgtgtgtgtgtgtgtgtgtgtgtgtgtgtgtgtgtgtgtgtgtgtgtgtgtgtgttcgcagGTTGGGATTCAGCGTGCTGGTCTACGGTCTTGGCAGCAAAAAATCTCTGCTGGAGGATTTCCGCGAGTCTCACTTGGCTGAGGAAGTTCACCTCGTGATCAACGGATTCTTCCCGTCCATCACTCTGAAATCGGTCAGTATACAAAACGAATCTATCTGCTTTTATTAGTCACGCCTCCACGgttcatatacacacatatgacTGTTATCGCCACGTACAGAAACTGCAGTATTTGTGTAACATTACATGCcatcataaattacatttattatttttatgtctattgTGATTGTATGTTATATATGTTACCATTATTGTAGCCGTGCACTTTTCACCCTGTTATTATTATAGCAATTATT comes from the Plectropomus leopardus isolate mb chromosome 12, YSFRI_Pleo_2.0, whole genome shotgun sequence genome and includes:
- the orc2 gene encoding origin recognition complex subunit 2, producing the protein MSVLEVKFVGDGDALEHIVDKLEDVQSSSGAVQKMVKFKSPAGRRVKEDAEHDGDENGVLDQQDYVQALGADNAEEDEEGMYRVAGSSIFTFQKAKRGHSMAQTASELARTPGKSVTFSATPNAEPSTPTRSSRAHRGDSRTPQRNKKVQFVSTTPHRLRKRITTPSMRSDSDSDLSPSDSGEEEDEDGMEEEQKVKKEDKENLKTPKTPSRGSALYKTPAKRSKSVSEARSQPSMVEEYFEAHGSSKVLTSDRTLERLHTPKLDRETLVQLLEGKPSCCSEEIQQLHNKHTKHFSKWMLQLQLGFSVLVYGLGSKKSLLEDFRESHLAEEVHLVINGFFPSITLKSILNALTCEVLDHQGSFRTPSDQIQYIAQTLKDSPDLHVYLLIHNIDGPMLRGEKTQSALGQLAALPNLHLVASLDHINAPLVWDQFKQSQFNWLWWECVTFQHYAEETSYENSLLVQQTGALALSSLTHVLRSLTPNARGIFKLLVKFQLENKDNPSYTGLSFQDFYQRCREAFLVNSDLTLRTQLTEFRDHKLIRTRKGADGVEYLIVAVDASTLMDFLENEEGD